In Paroedura picta isolate Pp20150507F chromosome 15, Ppicta_v3.0, whole genome shotgun sequence, the genomic window TTCTGTTGTTGAAGCCTGGTCCAAATAAAGCTGCAGGAAGTGAGTGATCTTGTTACTGTTTTGATGCAACGGGCCTGAAATGTCTCACGTGGTCAACGAAATTCTCCTCAGAGGATTGGGGGTTGAGACGGGCACTTCTCGAGACTTGAAGCATTGTGTGGGTTGAAGGAAGTGAAACCGTGGTTACTAGGGGACCAGCCAAGCAAGCCGTCATGCATTGTTGGGGCAAATCATGTCAAAGCATGGCGTAACGTCTATGGtctcatttgtttttgtttgggatACGCGTCTCCCATGTTTCAGTTGCATAGGTCTGCGATGCGGCCCACACCATACCGAAAGCCAGTGTAATGTAGTGGTTCACATGTGGGACGAGGAACTGGGAAAATCCCCAGTTGTGCCACagtagcttgctgggtgaccctgggcctgtcatacactcacaggcttgttgtgaagatagaatggaggagaggagaggagaagggggggaagcTGTTTGGGTCCCCATTAAAGGCAGGAATATCAAtcaagttcattttttaaaaagcaaacgcGATCGAGCTAAAATTAAACATAAGAAACTTACAAAGGAGTGATGTGAGGACTGACTGTGGAGTGGAAATGTGGGACCCAGGCTCAAtgcgcatgtgtgtgtgagaaagaggtgcaaagaagaagaagaagaagagttggtttttatatgctgcttttctctacccgaagaagtctcaaagtggcttccaatcaccttccctttcctctccccacaacagacaccgtatgagatgggtgaggctaagaaagccctgatattacagaagaagaagagttggttcttacatgctgcttttctctacccaaaggaatctcaaagcagcttacagtagcctaccctttcctctttatcagtgctgtggtgaggccaaggtcacccagctggctgcctgttgaggagaagtggggaatcaaacccatcttgccagattagaagtccgcactcctaaccactacaccaagctggctctcaaaagcagGCTGTAGCTTCATGTTTGAAGtatagtggtttggtgtagtggttaggagtgcggacttctaatctggcatgccgggttcgattctgcactctcccacatgtaaccagctgggtgaccttgggctcaccacggcacagataaaactgttctgaccgagcagtgatatcagcgctctctcagcctcacccaccccacagggtgtctgttgtgggaaaaggaaagggaaggagaatgtgagccgctttgagcctccttcgggtagggaaaagtggcatataagaaccagctcttcttcttcttttgaagtgtgtggggggggaggggagggggcaataaGACTATTAAGTCCAGGGTCAATCCCTCAGCATCCAAAGCCCTCTGCAATGGCACAGTTTGAGGCTGATATCTATCGAAGAGAACTCTGCCAATTTgggggctaaaggtaaaggtatcccctgtacaagcaccgagtcatgtctgacccttggggtgacgccctttagcgttttcttggcagactcaatacggggtggtttgccagtgccttccccagtcattaccgtttaccccccagcaagctgggcactcattttaccgacctcagaaggacggaaggctgagtcaaccttgagccggctgctgggattgaactcccagcctcatgggcaaagctgtcagacggctgccttaccactctgcaccacaagaggctcaatttgGGGGCTATCactgaacaaagaagaagagtcggtttttacaCCCTTTTCTCCACCCGATATAAACTAACCCTCCTCAGTAAGGTTTTTAAGGAGGCGTTTTTCAAAACCACCTAATAtgaatttatatattgttttaaccATGTCAATTTATATtatttgtatgttttgttttgttcttaccAGCCCTAAGCCAGCggggaagggcgggctagaaaaataaagtattgttgttattatcaCTACAGTGGCGGGGAACGCACTGCAGGGGCCTTTGTAGATGATGGGGACGTACGGATAGATTCCTATCTGACAAAGGGGGTTGTGTGTCCCTGTGGCCACATCCTTGTGGATTTTATTCAGTGTAAACCATCCTGTCTTCTGTTTAGAGGGGATGGAAACCTGTGGATCCTTGGCCCTGAGTGACTGAGCAGCCTCAGGTGGGAAAAGGTCCTTTAAATGGTTATAATCTgttataatgagcctcttgtggcgcagagtggtaaggcagcgacatgctgtctgaagctgtctgcccatgaggttgggagttcaatcccagcagccggctcaaggttgactcagccttccatccttccgaggtcggtaaaatgagcacccagcttgctggggggtaaacggtaatgactggggaaggcactggcaaaccaccccgtattgagtctgccatgaaaacgctagagggcgtcaccccaagggtcagacatgactcggtgcttgcacaggggatacctttacctttaatctgttATATTTATAACCGGGTTTTGATTGTgagcagcctcaagaaggttgctggagaggtggcatacaGATCCCCCTGACCTGGGCTGTAGATTTGGTTGGGCAATAAGTTTTTATAAAAGAAAACCTCTTTCTTGTAGCTCCGAGGTGGTTCGACAGCCACCGATCGACCCAGAACCGGCAAAGCACCCTGTCGGAATACTGCAGTGCCCTGATCAACTTGCCCCGCAAAATCTCCCGCTGTTCGCACGTCCTGAACTTCTTCAAGGTCAGAAAGGACGACCTGAACCCACCTATCGCGAGCCAGTGAGTAGCAGGAGGATGCTGGGTGGGAGATTGGGGtagtgggtttgtttttttttggggggggggacagaagaacaaagaggaaagaggaaCAAAGGCGTCATCTTCACATCAGTCTGTGAATGTGCAAAGAGCAGCAGAATGTGAAGCCGAAGAGGGGCAAAATGTCAGCCGTTCAGCCTGTTAGAACTGTCTTATTTTATCGTGACTGAGGGAATTgggggatctccccccccccacacacacacaccacaatatATCAGCCCAGTGATCCCTTGCATGTTGCTCACACATAGTGGGCGTGGAAAAGCTAGTGAGGCagataacaggactgtgactagcccaaggtcacccagccggctgcatgtgaaagacTCTCCAGATTAGGAGACATCTGCCTCCACTGTAAACAGACGTTCGGCGTGGAACTTCCCCGCCTTTTGTGACTAGTTCCAGCCAGCCTGGGTCTGTTCTTTGCTCGGTGTAGGGCTGCTAGACACCCCCTGGTGACGGGGGAGGATGCCGTCCCATCCAGTTTGGCCCTGAGTGGCTTCCCTGAGTCCACACTGAGGAAGTGGCTGAGAGAGAGGCAAGATTTGGCATTTCAGtggcttttgttctgttctctccCCACCAGGTTCAAGAAGCCAGAAACCTTTTTAATGCCAAAGGACTCCAAGAAAGGTGCAACAGGTGAGCAATGCGCCTTCAGGATGTAGTGAACGCCACAGATTTCCTTTCAAGGGGACCAGAAACTGGTTAGATCTGTCCTATGAACCACCTCAGTTTGATGTACTCTGACAGAGGTTCTCAGGCGGAGAGATCCTACCATTTGAGATTCCCTAACGGAAAGAGCAGGGAATGAACCTGGCAGCCCCTGCAGGTAAAACAGGTGGGTTACCACTGACAATTGCAGCGCGGGCTTATGATCCTGCCACGGTCCTCAAGTTTGGTCCTCGGTAGATCTCCGGACACGACACGAAGCATAATCTAAAAAGTACGGTCCATGTTACAAATTGCCAGCTCATCCAGCATCGTATATGTGGAAGTACGAGGGAGTTGTGAGACgtacaaatactagccagggtcagccctgcttagcttctgagatctgaaggatTGCCTGGCGGCCAGGCATGTGACATCTGGAGGtgattttgccattgcttgcctccgcgtcatgacccctagtgttccctggaggaactaccacccaaatccttcgagatctcccatccaaatactagccacggttggtcctgcttagcttccaagatctgaggggATTGGGCTTCCCTGATTAAAGAGAGAGGAGCGATCACAggcaggttaagacaaagaggtATCCGATTCAAAGAGATAATGCTTATGCATACTTAGAGTGATGCAGTGCCTCTCAATGTCCACGCATGCTGAGCCGTTCATTCCAACAGAGCatagggcatgggggggggggagctacaagGGCAGGAGGACAGGAAGCCATGGAGAAAGGTAAGGAGTGGTGGTTGAGTCCCAAAATCCTGCTCTCTTTTACAATGCCCCAATGGTACCTCAGTTTGAAAACTGATGCATGTTTCTAGTCTTCTATTGATGAGAAGTAGCCAGGAAATGAGAATGGCTAAGAAACTGGGGGGGATGGGGCAAAAATGTCAAAACTCGCTACCATTTCCAGGCATTCCGTACATGATCCTGAGGACTAGAAACACACTTTAAAACGCTTAACTCTCAGTAGCATTGAGAGCACCTTTAGAAGTCGAATCTAGCTGTGTTGCCAACGTCTGTCCTGCCTGCCCCTAAGCTCTGCCGCTTCTCCCCCTCTAGACATCACGGGGCCCATCATCCTCCAGACGTACCGGGCGATTGCCGATTACGAGAAGAATTCCACCACCGAGATGGGGGTCAAGACGGGCGATGCCGTGGACGTGGTGGAGAAAAGCGAAAGCggtagggggggggaaagtggCTTTGGAGCAGGAACCCATTCTTTGGTTTGTGGGAGTGGCACACAAGGGCAgggcatactggcaggggctcatgggaattgtagtccatggacatctggagaactccagtttggccacccctgggttatAACAAGGGTGGCAAGGAGTCATCTCCTCTTCCTCGGCCTGCTCTTTTAGACAGAGCCAGGCTGGTTGCAAGATATCTAGGGTTGCTGCCTCTgagtgggaaacacctggagatttggggggtggagcttgaggagggcagggttttgggGAGTCCCTCCGAAGcacccattctctccaggggagctgaccttgGTTGCTCGGAGATAACTCCAgcagcaggagatccccaggtgccccctgcaggttggcagccctaagatAACTATCACAAAATTCTTACGTGGGTAGCCCTTTACGTTCCACTAGACTCCTGTTCTACTTATTGTATATACAAAGCTTGACACGGACATATTAAAAATGCAGAATAGCTACAAAAACTGAACACGTAACGTGTAACATTGTCCTTTTATTGACTGTGCTCTCCCGGCTCTGATTCTTTGCTTTAACGGTACTGAGGCATCTTGATATGTGTTTTGCTGGCTTTTATCTAAGCTGCTAGTTTATTTATTGTGCTTTTACTGCTGTCTAATTTTGCGGCTTCTACGGCTGGAGGCCACTCCGTGTTCCACTCATGTGGTGACATTGCAGAGGCCCAAGTATTCAACTGCATGTGGTTCTGGAAGCCACGCAGGTATTAAAACACATGTCATGTTTTGTCATCCCAGGCTGGTGGTTTTGTCAACAAAAGAGTAAGCGAGGTTGGGTGCCGGCTGCCTACCTAGAGCCGATGGATGGTCCAGATGAGTCCGAAGAGCAGGAACCCAACTATGCAGGTAGAACACCTCATCCCTTCTTCAAGGGAGTCCATGGAAGTTTTGGAGCAGATTTTCCCTTGGATTCACTACAGCATAGAACTGATCTCTTGCCTCAGttctggaggagaaggaggagaaaggaaacgCTTGGACAAGTGGAGACTTTGAAATGCATTCAAATACGCTTCAGAATTGGACCTTGAGGGGCTCTTCCAAGAAGCTTAAGCCAACATGGTCCTTAATATTACCTCCCACAATATAATCATACATATTGTTTTGGGATATCTGCTTACCGTATGAATCAGGCAGGAATGTCTACCCGCATAGTTCCATCTAAGCAACACTGGTAGCAAAACATAATACGGTAGTGGAAGACCAGCCTCAAAACTGAGCACAAGACCAGAGGTCTAAGCTCTGCTCGGATGCTGAAAACAAGTAAGAGGTTCTCCTCCATGGGCATGAACCCATTTATTGATGGGCTTGCATATTTgtgctcatgaagctgccttctatagTTAGAGCAGTCTTGCTGTTAACAGAGGAATTCCTGTGTTCCTACTAGAGGTGATTAAATGCAAAGAGGAAttcttgtcttcagagtctttaatatCACCAAACAAGTCTAGGCTGCTAGGTGACGGGTTCATGTGTTACATCTGACAACACATGCTTACGTCTCCATTTTCAGTGCACAAACTGGGGGAACGGTTGTGACCGTCTTTCCCTGGTTGCTACATGAACACAATCAAgttcatggaattggggtcactgtgggcgggcaggtagttgtggatttcctgcagagaatcatggaatcatggaatcatagagttggaaggggccagacaggccatctagtccaaccccctgctcaatgcaggatcagcccagagcatcctaaagtatccaagagcATTCCACggtgggttggattagatgaccttgtaggtcccttccagctctacaatTCTGTGATTCAAAGTTTGGAAAACATTTTGCTCTTTTTAAGGGGCAAAATGAATGACAGGACAGCAGTGGACTCTTCTTGAGTGCCTTAAGTGCTGTGTAGAACTCCCCCAAAACCGCTGAGGTCTTCATGATTCCTCTTTCTTTACTGCTCAGGTGAACTCCACGTTGTCCGCAAAGGCTACACAGCCGCCCAGGAAGACGAGATCACGCTGAAGGAAGGAGAAACCATTGAAGTGATCCATAAATTGCTCGACGGCTGGTGGGTTGTCAGGTGAGGCCTTGAGGATGCTCCTGTTTTTATCATACTTAGATCACCGTTTCCCACCCCGAAGGACCTCGAGGGGAGTCATTCGGAAAACTGAtaagctgcctctccagagacctgatCAAAGTAGTTCCCAAAGTTAAGGATAAAAACTGTAAAAAGCAGCAAAAATGTTAGCAccgccatgaaaaaaaaaatcacaaaaccaGCCAAAGCAGCAAAATTGCATGAAATCAGCAGCACAACCTAAAACAGgccttgtaaaaaaaaagtcCTCAGGCTAGAACTCAACCATAAAAACCATTGAAAAGATCAAACCTAAGTTCACATGAGATTCCTAAATCTCTCTCATTGATTGGCAATCATCACACTAGACTTGCTTAACATCAGCGGCTTGGCTGGTGCCCTCCAGCCACATCCTAGTCTGCTCTCTCAAACTGACAGCCATCTCCAATGGTTTTCCCCCGTCATCTGCTATTTGGAGGTATCCTGCCTTTGAATATGGAGGGTCCATTTTTGTCTGCTGATAGGCCCATATGTGTGCCTCGTCCTTTTCGAAAGCTTCCTCTGCAAACCCTAAGGGGTTAAAGTACCACGGGTACGAAAGGTTCTCTGCGAGAAGAAAGGTACTTCCTTTTATCCCTCTGAACCTCCTGTTTTCTGTTAATAATCAGGCCTTTGCGCATTATAGGCCACAGGACAAGGGAAAGCATAGATATGCTCATGCCTatgctctagtccaggggtagtcaaactgcggccctccagatgtccatggactacaattcccatgagcccctgccagcgaatgctggcaggggctcatgggaattgtagtccatggacatctggggagccacggtttggccacccctgttagaCTAAtgcggctacccacctgaaactctcTTCTGTGCCGACTTTCACTTGGAGCAGTTCCTACTCCTTGGTCTTGTGTGTAAATGATGTCACTTCTTCAATCCCAGGAAAGAAGAAACCACGGGCTACTACCCTTCTATGTACCTGCAAAAATCGGGGGAAGAAAACATGCCGGAGAAGAATCAGCTGAGAAACAAAGAAGTGCCACCCAGAAGGTAGCGTGGGGAGAGATACGATGTCTTTGCTACATTGTGGGTATACGAAGGGACACAAAGGGCTTGTGTGCGTTGCCAACATATGTGGGATTAACGTAGGGAGAATAATTGAACAAgctagttggaaggggccagacaggccatctcatccaaccccctgctcaatgcaggatcagcctcaagcatccaggataaacatcagtccagccgctacttgaagactgccagtgaaggggagctcaccacctcctggggcagctaATTCACTGCTGAACTGTGAAATCCCCCACCCCGGGTATCTAACCGATATAGTTCTATACATagttttaaagccattactgctggtcctctcctctgctaccagcaggaaccgctccctgccctcctccaagtgacagcctttcaaatacttaaaaacagcaatcgtgtcccctctcagcttcctcttctccaggctgaacattcccaagtccttcagcctttggCCCAGTGGGCCCTGGATCCGCCCAAAGTTGTACCCTGTGGGCATCACCTTGAGAAAATAGACCCCGTAGCCAACTGGGAAACCCAAGTTCAGATCCGTAGCCCACCAATTTCACTAGGTGACTTTGAGCCACCCATTTCTGCATCACCAAATCGACTTGTGAGAAGAACCAGGAGGAACAATGAGTCAGGAAGGCATTGAGTTGCTGCTGAAGTTTTAACTCACTCCCGCTCTCCCTGGTGTGGGAAGCCATGGTTGTTGCCTCTGTGGGCAGAGGAATTAACACAGCAATGGACGGCCATCTTTCTTCTCCATTTCGAACGACAATTCCGACCTCTGAAGCGTCCCTTTTAGGATCCTGACAGGAGGCCTTTTCTTTCCATCTCCTGTTAGGTCCACCATCCGGAACATCAAGAGCATCCACAACCAAAGCCGCAAGCAGATCAGCCAGGAGACGTACAGGAGGAACAGCGTGAAGTTCATGCAGAGCAGAAGGAAGCTGAAGAACAACTTCCTGAACAAAGGAAGCATGATTGGTAAGTTCTGCTGGCACCGTGGGGTTGCCAGCCACCAGGTAGGCAAACCTGGAAGAAAATAGGCGCATGGAGAagatttcttcttctatttgttgaGCCCGCAAGCTGATAACCTGGGAATTGTCTGTCAATTTCTGCTCATACCTTTGTTTGCTGAATTTCCAAATATCGAAGCGGCTCTTGGCTCTCATAGTCAAATTGAGCAGAAATTGACTGGCAGGGTTGACCCCATGGTTTGACAGGCCACTTTGATATTTGGAAATGCAGcaaacaaaacttaaaaaaatacacatcagagaatcttctagaacaggggtagtcaacttgtggtcctccagatgtccatggacttcagttcccatgagcccttgccagcgtttgctggcaggggctcatgggaattgtagtccatgaacatctggaggaccacaggttga contains:
- the NCF1 gene encoding neutrophil cytosol factor 1, with translation MGDTYIRHVELLGFEKRFYPSQHYVYVFLVKWQDLTEKVVYRKFTEIYEFHKALKEMFPIESGDINMENRIIPHLPAPRWFDSHRSTQNRQSTLSEYCSALINLPRKISRCSHVLNFFKVRKDDLNPPIASQFKKPETFLMPKDSKKGATDITGPIILQTYRAIADYEKNSTTEMGVKTGDAVDVVEKSESGWWFCQQKSKRGWVPAAYLEPMDGPDESEEQEPNYAGELHVVRKGYTAAQEDEITLKEGETIEVIHKLLDGWWVVRKEETTGYYPSMYLQKSGEENMPEKNQLRNKEVPPRRSTIRNIKSIHNQSRKQISQETYRRNSVKFMQSRRKLKNNFLNKGSMIAEEDREPQPAIPPRPSKDLILTRCSESTKSKIK